One genomic segment of Pseudorca crassidens isolate mPseCra1 chromosome X, mPseCra1.hap1, whole genome shotgun sequence includes these proteins:
- the EMD gene encoding emerin, translated as MDDYAVLSDTELAAVLRQYNIPHGPVVGSTRKLYEKKIFEYETQRRRLSPPNSSASSFSCRFSDLDSASVDSDMYDLPKKEDALLYQSKGYNYDYCEESYLTTRTYGEPESVGTSKGFRQPSASLSDADTFHHQVHDDNLFSSEEEGKDRERPVYGRDSAYQSIAHYRPVSNVSRSSLGLSYYPTSSSTSAVSSPSSPPSWLARRAIRPEKRAPGAALGQDHQVPLWGQMLLFLIFAAFLVFVYHCMQA; from the exons ATGGACGACTACGCGGTCCTGTCGGACACCGAGCTGGCTGCCGTGCTGCGCCAGTACAACATCCCGCACGGGCCCGTCGTGG GTTCCACTCGCAAGCTCTACGAAAAGAAAATCTTCGAGTATGAGACCCAGAGGCGGAGGCTGTCGCCCCCTAACTCGTCCGCATCCTCTTTCTCCTGTCGGTTCTCGG ACTTAGATTCAGCGTCCGTGGATTCGGATATGTACGATCTGCCCAAGAAAGAGGACGCCTTACTTTACCAGAGCAAGG GCTATAATTATGACTACTGTGAGGAGAGTTACTTGACCACCAGGACTTACGGGGAGCCTGAGTCTGTGGGCACATCCAAGGGCTTCCGCCAGCCCTCGGCTTCACTCTCAGATGCTGACACCTTTCACCACCAG GTTCACGATGACAATCTTTTCTCTTCTGAAGAGGAGGGCAAGGATAG GGAACGCCCCGTGTATGGCCGGGACAGTGCCTACCAGAGCATCGCACACTACCGCCCTGTTTCCAACGTCTCCAGAAGCTCCCTGGGCCTGTCCTAttaccccacctcctcctccacctctgccGTGTCCTCGCCTTCATCTCCTCCTTCGTGGCTCGCCCGCCGTGCCATCCGGCCAGAAAAGCGGGCCCCTGGGGCTGCTCTGGGCCAGGACCACCAGGTCCCGCTCTGGGGCCAGATGCTCCTGTTTCTCATCTTTGCTGCCTTCCTGGTTTTTGTTTACCACTGCATGCAGGCCTAG